Genomic DNA from Mycobacterium stomatepiae:
CGCGAGTAACGCGGGAGCCAGCGTCAGGCCCGCCAGCATCGTCACCACCAAGGCGATGGCGCACGGGATGCCCATCGTCTGGAAGTACGGAAGCTTGGTCGCGGTCAGGCACAGGCAGGCGCCGACGATCGTCAGACCCGATCCCAGGATGATGTGCACGACGCCGTTGTAGGCGCTGTAGTACGCCTGCTCTTTATCTTCGCCGCGGGATCGGGCTTCGTGATAGCGGCCCAACAGGAAGATGAAATAGTCGGTTCCCGTGGCGATGGTCAGCATCGTGACCATGCTGACGGCGTACGGGGTCAGACCGATGATGTCCAGATTGCCGGCGGTCGCCACGATGCCTTCCGCGGCATAGAGCTCGAAGCGCACCAGGATCAACGCCAGGATCGCGTTCTTGAGCGAACGGTAGATGATCAGCAGCATCACGAAGATGACGCCGATCGTGACCAGCGTCATCAGTTCCATGCTGTTGTGCGCGGCGATCAGCGTGTCGGTATTGAGCGCGGTGTTGCCGGCCACGTAGGCCTTGACCCCCGGCGGGGGCGGCACGCTCTTGACGATCTTGCGGACCTCGGCGACCGACGCGTGGGCGGGAGTGGTGCCCTGGGCGCCGTCGAGGAAGACCTGCACGTACGCGGCCTTGCCGTCCGGGCTCTGGGAGCCGGCGGCGGTCAGCGGGTCGCTCCAGAAATCCTGGAGGAACTGGACGTGCTTGCTGGCCTTGAGCTTGGCGACGATCTGGTTGTAGAAGAGGTGCGCGCTGTCGCCGAGCTTGTCGTCGCCTTCCAACACGACCATCGCCGAGGAGTCGGTGTCGAACTCCTGGAACTTGTGGCCGATGTTCATCATGTGTTTGAAGGCCGTCGCGTCCCGCGGAGTCATGGGCACCGAGTGCTTGCCCGCCACCTCGCCGAGCCCCGGGGTGAACAGCGTGGTTCCGAGCGCGACCAGAAGCCAGAACAGGATGATCGGCACCGCCATGACGCGGATCAGGCGGGCGATGCGGGAGCGAGAGCCGGGCTCGTTACTCATACGGATTTCACCAAGCAGTAGATGAACGGTTGGTATTCGTCGAGACTGCGGTCGTCGCGGACTTGGCCGTCGACGATGACCCGGCATCGGATGTGGCGCATGCCGGTGTCGCCCTGGGCGACGATGTTGGCCGACATCGACGGCAACGTCGTCACGATGGTGTACGACCAGGGCAGCGGTGCGTTTTCGACGAGGTGGGGTTGCCCGTTTTCATCGAGGTAGTTGACGCTGACGCTGCCGCCGCCCGAGGGAGCCGTGACCTCGTAGGTGATGTGCTTGGGATTGAACGGCTTCGTCTCGGCATTCACATCACCGCGCGCGACGGCGGTGTTGGCACCGAAAGTGGCACGCACGCGAAGCACCACATATCCGCCGAGCGCGACGACGACGACAAGAAGTAGCGGTATCCACGCCTTCTTGAACCATCGATACACCCGTATCCCCTCCTCTGACGGCCACCGCCGAGCGCCCGCGACACCAAACATGTGTTGTCGGCACCCGCGTCGAGGTTGACGTGCCGGACCGCACCCGCCAACGGAACTGAAGTTCCACAGCTGGGTAGTTCAGAACTGTACAGCATTGGAGAGAGGTCCGCCGAGACGGGCCGTCCCCGCCTGGCGGGGGTAGCTTTGCTGCCCGCGGCTTGAATCCCTTGGATACCGGGATATTTGGGGGTGATGGGCCGGCTGACGGCCAGGCCTGCGATTTAAATGCAGGTCAGATTGTGTGGTCCCGGCTGGGATCGAACCAGCGACCTTCCGCGTGTGAAGCGGACGCTCTTCCACTGAGCCACGGGACCGGCGCCGAGAGGCGAACGACGTCGAAGACTAGCACGAACGGTCGGCTACCAGCACATGACTTATCCGCCCCCGGGGGTGTCGCGATAGCCTAGAGCGACAACGCGCCGAGAGATTTGTGCGTGCCCGCTCGGGTGGACTATCGTCGTTCTTCGCACCGGGCGACGATCTCGCTCGTTGCGCGCGGATGTAGCGCAGTTGGTAGCGCATCACCTTGCCAAGGTGAGGGTCGCGGGTTCGAATCCCGTCATCCGCTCGAAGGTGCAAGAGGCATCAACCCCAGCGGTGGAGTGGCCGAGTGGTGAGGCAACGGCCTGCAAAGCCGTGCACACGGGTTCGATTCCCGTCTCCACCTCCATATATTTCTCCCAGCGCGATTAGCTCAGCGGGAGAGCGCTTCCCTGACACGGAAGAGGTCACTGGTTCAATCCCAGTATCGCGCACCAGAGTTCTTGCAGGTAACCAGCTGTGCCTAGCCGGGCTAACTAGCACTCATGCAATAACCATGCAATAGCCGAATGGCTCGAACGATTCTTCCATGAGTCCACGGCAGCCCGACTCGCAAGTTGCCCGATTTCAGCAGCTTCAGCCGCAAACAACGCCGGATACACCACAATCAGTAGCCGTGGCCGCATCGCCATCGACTCCTGTGCGAAAACCTGTTGGTCCATACTGGTACGAGAACCTGGGCGAAGACGAGTTCCAGAAGCTTTGCCATGTCCTGATCACCAGCAAGTTTGACAACGTCACCTGCTATCCAGTCGGACAGAAGGATGGCGGTCGAGACATCAAGCAGCGGATCGCATCCGGCGAGATTATCTATCAGGTCAAGTGGTCAAAAGATTCGGTGAAGAACCCTCTGACGTGGCTGGAGCAGGCCATAGCTGGGGAGTCCAAGCAAATCAAGGCCCGAGTAAAGGCCGGGGCGACACACTACGTTCTGATGACCTCCGTTGCTGGAACGGCCGCGGCCGCTACCGGTCCGAAAAATTACGGCGCCGGCACAATCAACAAGCTTGAAACGGCGTTGGCAGGCTACGCAAGCGAATACGGCCTCGCCTCCATGGAGTGTTGGTGGCGTGATGAAATCGATGCGCGAGTTTCTGTGCTGCCCCGATCGGTACTGTGGCGGTTCCAACGAATGCTTGCTGGCCCAGAAGCAATGCGATTCCTGCTCCAGGCAGATGATTCAGAAGCTTCAGAGGCGAAGCTCGCGCTGCTCGTCCGCAAGGCGGTCCAAGCGCAGTGGTGGCAAGACATCAAGGTGAAGTTCAAGCAAGCCGAACTCGACAACGATGACTTAGAGGACCTGTTCGTCGATGTCAAAACCTATCCGAACCCGAAGCGGCTTAAGGACCACGCCGCTGTCATCCAGACTGGGGCGACGCCGATTGGTGCGGTGCACTACTTGGTGCATTCGCAGACGCCGTTCACGCTGGTGCGCGGCGAGCCGGGACAGGGAAAGTCGACTCTCGCACAATACGTTTCACAGGTCTATCGGTCAGAGTTTGTCCCTGACGAGCCGGGAACCATACTGAAGCGCCCTGCTCTCAAGGCGTCCCAATCGCGAGTGCCCTTAAGGATAGATCTGCGCGACTATGGAGCGTGGCTGGATGGCACCGATCCGTTCGTCGAGTCGAACCTGACTACCAAGTCACCAGCTAAGCCGCGCAAGTTCGGCGCCGTTGAAAGATTCCTTGCTGTCTTCCTAGCTGCCCTCACAGAATCCGACAGCATTGAGATGGCCACGGTGAATGACTTGCTGGACCGATTCCCCGTAATGCTCGTTTTCGATGGCCTGGACGAGGTAGCGCAGCGCGAAACGCGTCAGCGAGTGGTTACCGAGATTGAAAAATTCATTGGTCGATGGAGGGGCGGCAGTACGGTACCTCCGAAAATTGTTGTCACAACAAGGCCGAACGTCTCGAAGCTGCCCGAGCCAAGCTCTCAATGGTTCGAGCCAATCACGCTGTTAAAGCTCGATCACCAGCTACGCCTGGTCTACTTGCGCAAATGGTGCGCTGCGAGGGGCATCGTCAGCCGCGCCCGCCGGGAACTGATTCATAGCTTCGACACACGTACCGCTGAGCCACACATCGCACAACTGGCCGAGAATCCAATGCAGTTGACGATTCTGCTCTACCTCCTGCATCTGCAAGGCCATTCGGTCCCTGATAAGAGGACACCGCTCTATGACGATTACATGAAAACATTCCTGAACCGTGAGGCCGAAAAGAGCGCTTCGGTGCGCGAGAACCGCGACAATCTTGAAGAGGTGACCGCTTATCTCGGCTGGCATCTACAGGCTCTGGCCGAGCAGCACGGGAGCATTGGTCGGCTCAGCACTATCGATTTGAAGACCGAGATTTTCCGGTACCTGACAGCTGCACAGAAGGATACCGGTTTGGTCGATGCGTTGTTCACAGACGTAACCGACAGGGTATGGGCATTGGCCAGTAAGGCACAGGGCACGTTCGAGTTTGACGTTCAACCGGTCCGCGAGTTCTTCGCCGCCAAATACTTGTCTCAGTTCGCGTCCGCTGACAAATCCGAGGTTTTGAAAGCGTTAATCCGACGGCCTTTCTGGTTCAACACCAGTCGGTTTTTCGCAGGGTTTGCTCATGCGAACGAGGTCGGCGGACTGGTCGACGCCCTCACCGAAGAGCTGACAGAGGCCAGGCACCCACTATCTGAGCGTGTTGCAACGTGGACGCTGCTAGCAGATGGCGTCTTCTCTTCAAAGCAGACAGCACAACGCCGTGCAGTTAATTTGCTCAGTGATGACCTGGGCGTCCGTCTGCTTCGGTATATCAACGCTACCTCCGAACCGCTGCCTAACCTGCCGGCTGACCGCGGATGGGCGATGCTGTGTGAACAGTTGCTGGACGCGGCCTTGGCACAGCCCGTGAGCGCGCTGTCCTATGAGCGACTAGACCTGGCGGCCACACTCGCTACAGATGTGGAGCCGATCAGTCAGTGGTGGCTCCAACATGCCCGTCCCGAGTTTGGTACGGCAGACGAGCTGCCATGGTTGCGTCTTGGTGCGTCCGTTACAGCCGGACGCCTCCTCGAGTCCGGAGACTTGGACACACTGGCGCTCGCAGATTCCGCTGCGGCGCCCTCAGCGATCGCTTGCGGTGTCGCGCCGCCACTAGGGTCGTCAATGGAGCAGGCGATGTTGGCCGCGATCCTATCTGGGCACTGTTCGGACGTCATTTCGCCGCGGACCGGCTTCATTCCGGACTTCGTTAACGCGCTAGCACCTCGCGAGTTCATTCACCTAGCCAAGGCAAACGATCGGAGCATCTTCGAGATGCGCTCCGCCCACTGTGACGAGCTGATGCCAACGCTTAAGCGCCAGGATGCTTTTCGGCGCCTCAGAAAGCGAGAACCAGTGTTCGACAAGGTTCAGCGTGCAATGAACACAGTTCGCCGCTCACCCAACACCGTCGCGCCCTGGAGCGGCGCAGCGGAGCTTTTGCGCCAACTTTATGGGCCGTCCTGGTTATGCACCGAGATCGCGATTATCGGCGCTGCGATCGACCCGAATACGCGACGCGATGTCGGGCCGATGAATCCCAATCGTTCGACGTTTGGGCCCGAGATCGATTACGGCCGTCTCGTGAACGACACGCGACGTAACCGAAATAACGTGGGGTGGTGGCTCGACCAGCGCAGTGCGCTCGCTGCGTCGGACCGCGCGGTATGGGTATATGCACTTGCCGCAGTCGCGAGCCCCACTGTCGTACGCGCCTGCCTGGGTGAGTTAGCTGAAGATATCGATGCGCTCAATTCCGAGCGTGTTACTGCCCTCATGGCGAGCTCAAGCCGGCTGGGATTGTCACAAATTAGCCGCCGACTGCCATCAGACATAGCCGCCTCGGCAATGGCGCTATCGCTCTCCGTATGCCTACTGGTCGCCCATCACACGGATCTGCTGAACGCCGAGCCGAACCTTCTGACTAGCTTCACGCCTGAGCTAGCTACCCAAGCCGCCCAATTTGGCCCTGCAGGCTGGCCAGCGTTGTACATCGCAGGAATGGCCCTGTATAGCACGGAGTCGCAGGACTGGCTTGAGGTCCTTGAAGCCTTCGGAGCCGCTGCCGTAGGCGGTGTCGCATATGGCCCGCTGCCCGGAGGGCTATGCGAGCAAATCCTCAATAATTCGGCCCGTTACCCGTTGCAGTGGGTCCAGATCGCTGAAGCTTCTCGATCGCGACGGAATACAGAATTGCCA
This window encodes:
- a CDS encoding MmpS family transport accessory protein encodes the protein MYRWFKKAWIPLLLVVVVALGGYVVLRVRATFGANTAVARGDVNAETKPFNPKHITYEVTAPSGGGSVSVNYLDENGQPHLVENAPLPWSYTIVTTLPSMSANIVAQGDTGMRHIRCRVIVDGQVRDDRSLDEYQPFIYCLVKSV
- a CDS encoding NACHT domain-containing protein — encoded protein: MSPRQPDSQVARFQQLQPQTTPDTPQSVAVAASPSTPVRKPVGPYWYENLGEDEFQKLCHVLITSKFDNVTCYPVGQKDGGRDIKQRIASGEIIYQVKWSKDSVKNPLTWLEQAIAGESKQIKARVKAGATHYVLMTSVAGTAAAATGPKNYGAGTINKLETALAGYASEYGLASMECWWRDEIDARVSVLPRSVLWRFQRMLAGPEAMRFLLQADDSEASEAKLALLVRKAVQAQWWQDIKVKFKQAELDNDDLEDLFVDVKTYPNPKRLKDHAAVIQTGATPIGAVHYLVHSQTPFTLVRGEPGQGKSTLAQYVSQVYRSEFVPDEPGTILKRPALKASQSRVPLRIDLRDYGAWLDGTDPFVESNLTTKSPAKPRKFGAVERFLAVFLAALTESDSIEMATVNDLLDRFPVMLVFDGLDEVAQRETRQRVVTEIEKFIGRWRGGSTVPPKIVVTTRPNVSKLPEPSSQWFEPITLLKLDHQLRLVYLRKWCAARGIVSRARRELIHSFDTRTAEPHIAQLAENPMQLTILLYLLHLQGHSVPDKRTPLYDDYMKTFLNREAEKSASVRENRDNLEEVTAYLGWHLQALAEQHGSIGRLSTIDLKTEIFRYLTAAQKDTGLVDALFTDVTDRVWALASKAQGTFEFDVQPVREFFAAKYLSQFASADKSEVLKALIRRPFWFNTSRFFAGFAHANEVGGLVDALTEELTEARHPLSERVATWTLLADGVFSSKQTAQRRAVNLLSDDLGVRLLRYINATSEPLPNLPADRGWAMLCEQLLDAALAQPVSALSYERLDLAATLATDVEPISQWWLQHARPEFGTADELPWLRLGASVTAGRLLESGDLDTLALADSAAAPSAIACGVAPPLGSSMEQAMLAAILSGHCSDVISPRTGFIPDFVNALAPREFIHLAKANDRSIFEMRSAHCDELMPTLKRQDAFRRLRKREPVFDKVQRAMNTVRRSPNTVAPWSGAAELLRQLYGPSWLCTEIAIIGAAIDPNTRRDVGPMNPNRSTFGPEIDYGRLVNDTRRNRNNVGWWLDQRSALAASDRAVWVYALAAVASPTVVRACLGELAEDIDALNSERVTALMASSSRLGLSQISRRLPSDIAASAMALSLSVCLLVAHHTDLLNAEPNLLTSFTPELATQAAQFGPAGWPALYIAGMALYSTESQDWLEVLEAFGAAAVGGVAYGPLPGGLCEQILNNSARYPLQWVQIAEASRSRRNTELPLLSVTGSWFED